In Pirellulales bacterium, the sequence ATCATTTGTCGCTGACGAGGGCTGTTTTCCTGTAAGCCAGTCGCCCAAGCTGGCGGGCCAGTCGGTGCTGATCACGGTAGCTTTTTTATCAGGAACCGAATATCGCACGACTTCGCGGCTCGTCGAATCAACCGGCCGCATAAAGGTTAATTCCGTCGCCGTCCGCCAGGCTGGGATACTTTCGAGATGCCACTGATTATTGCCCGGCGAAGCTACCCCCAGTTGCACAAGTTGTGCTTCACCGGTGGCGATGTCGAGCACCGAAACGCGCCCATCATCGAAGGGAATCGAAATATATCGGGCATCGGGACTCAATTCAAAATATTGCGCATCGTTGCCGATGGTTTGTACCGCGCTGCGTGGTACGACACGCGTCAACGTCGATTGCTTGCCCGGCTCGAAGCAAAAAATCATCGGCTCTGTATCAAAATCCTTCGCCGCCGCCGGCAAGGAAATTTCCATGGTGTCAAAGAAAATGCGCCCGTCTTTAGCCACCCGAACTCGCGACAGCTCGTTGTAGATAAAGCCCGCCAAATCTTCGCGATCCGGCAAGTGCCCGGCGTCTAAAAAATGCCCATTCTCGTCCACAACTTGCTGTCGCGACAAGATTCCGACCATGATCTGCATGAGGTGTTTTTTCGAATCGGCCGGCGTGATGTAAATCACATATTTTCCGTCCGGCGACCAATCGGGATATTCCGCGCCCTGACCTACTTCGTAACTTTTTCTCGAGCCGTCCGTGGGCACCAGCAACAGTTTTAGCGGCTCTTGTTCGTTTTCAGTCGAACCCTGTTCGCTCCAGGAAATCAGCACCGCATCACCGGTTGGCGAAACGCGCAAATTCTTGACGCCTACCCCGGCGCTTTGGCGACGATCAATTTCAGCCCCGGCGACGGCACTGTCACCGTCGATGGTGTAAATCTGAACTACGTCTTCTATGATTGTTTGCTCAGCGAATGCTTTTTGGCCTTCGTGGTTCAGCTTAGCAGCCAATGTTGCAACGGCCTTGGGATCCGAATTGTCGCGCAAGTTCATCAGTGCCATCGTCAATTGGATATTGGTCAACGATAGTTTTATCGTTACATCGTCGATGAATGCCGACCATCCATGGCTGGCCGTCAATAACTCGGTGCGCACTGCTTCGGCGTTTTTGCTAGCCACCGCGGCATCTTCGGGAAAGGCCCTGCTGGCTTCTTGCCAAGTTTGGAAGCCATGCTTGCTATCGACGATCAACCGCTGAGAATCGGGCATCCAAGCCGCGTATTTTGCATCGGGCACCAGCAGCGGCGATAGCTTTCCGGAAACATCGCACACATGCAGCCCGTCGTCGCCTAAAATTGCGGCGAGTTTACCATCCGGCGACCAGACCACTCGTTGGGCCACACAGCCGCCGATGAAAACCGCCGCCAGCAAGCAGCAGGTCCGGAAAAGATATCGCATCATCATCATCCTCCAAGTTGATGGAATAGAACCGGCAGATTTTTGATCGAATATGAAGGCGATCGAATTGTCCGATCCGCGCTCCGCTGAGCCATAGCCTGCCACCACGACGGCGAGCCGAAATTTTCTACGGCAGCGACAGGCAAATGCTCGACGGCCGGCGCCGATGCCACAAGGCTTCCTGCTGACAGGCTGCTGCGAGCTAACGCCTCAGAATGACGCTGGCTTACACTCCCCGCAAAAAAGCCCACAGCCAAACACGCCGCCAAAGCCGCGCCCCACACTGCGGCCCGCCGCCACCACATGGTTCGCCCAGCAGTTTGCAACAATTGCCGGGGAAAAATCGGCACGGTTACGGCCTCTTCCGTTGGAATCACCCGGCGCGCCAATTGGGCCACGCCCCGCCATTGTTCCAGTTGGGTGCGCACATCCGCGTCTTTGTCCTGGTAGGCCTCGATCAACGCCGAAACTTCCGACGTCGTGACGCCCAGGGCATAATCCAACAACAGCGGTTCAAATTTTTGCAGTTCCATGATGTCGTCTCGCAAGGTTAATGCTTTGTCATCACCTGTCCGTTTTCGCACAACTAGGTCATTGCAGCGCGCAGCAGTTGCAGGGCGTTGTGCAGCCGGGAACGGACGGTGCCAACGGGTATTTCCAGCGCGGCGGCGATTTCTTCGTACGACAGTTCATCACGCAGGCGCAGCTCCAACGTCTCGCGAATTTGCTGGGGAAGCGTGGCGATGGCCGTCTGCATGCGTTGCAAATCGGCATCGGTTTCTGTCTGCGGCCGGGCGGCCACTTCGCCAATGGCTTCTGTCGTTTTCCGCCGAGACCGCCGCGCCGCCGTCAGGCCCACATGCCGCGCAATGCCGAACAAAAATGCCCGCGGCGAAGCGGTGGTCTGTTCGGCTTCGCTCCGGCTCAGCCAGCGCAGAAAGGTTTCCTGAAGCAAGTCTTCGGCACAGGCGCAGGAGGCAAAGTTTCGTTGCAAATAACGCAACAATGCGGGAGCGTGGCTGCGATAAACGGCCTCAACTTGCGCCATCCGGCCATCATCCATCTGGAAGTTCCCTCTTCGACCACGGTAGCTTTCTATCTTTACGTCGCGCAGACCACGGATAAGTTCATGGCAAATTTGCTATCCCCAGGCGCAGAACAGGACATGCTATCAGACCGTGGCCCTGTTCATCGTGGAATTGTGAACTGTATCCCAGCCAATTGCTTCCATTTTTACTTGATGGCTGAAGCGCTTACATCCGCAGAATATCTCGCAGTTGTTGGGCCACTTCCGGCGGCGTGGTATGCAACAGCAGCGCTAGAGGCCAACCGAACAGCGCCAGGCTGCAAGCTAAAAACGTAAAACCGCGAGGATTGCTCGTGGTCTGGATAGCAGCCAAATCCGACGCCAATTCGTACTGCAAGCGTTTCCAGCCTGCGTAGCTTTGACGGTTGCCGATGGCCACGATCGAAACATTTCGCATCGTCGCCACGACATCAAGATAAAACTGCATTTGCATTTGCGGCAATTGCAGGGCATCGCCCGCCAGTTTGGTGTCGCTATCCAGTCGCCGCGCCGCCGTTTCCAGCACCGGTCGCAGTTGCTGCGGCGTAATATTGAAAATCACTAAGCGGGGTCGAGCTAACATTGCGTACAGCAGCACGCAAAGAATGTAAAAACCCAACAGCAGGCACCATGCGAACGGACCAAAGCGCACTGCGGCCGAAGCGGGCAAAAACAAATTCATCGGCCCCACGATCACCAGGCCACACACTGCGAACGCCAATCCTGCGACATCGGCGTGCCCTGCAACCACCGTTGGCCGCCGGCGCAAATTGACCATCCCCACGAAAAATAAATAGGCCGATAGCGGCAAGCAGCCAATCGCCAGTGGAACCGCATCCATGATCACCGCCTATGTAGTTTAACGCTGCGAATCAAACGATCAAAATATCATTTTTGCTCGATCGTTTTCGGTTCGTACGGATGATTGCGCTTGCGCAGCACTTCGGCTTTGAGAATTTTGTCAACCGGCACACTGGACGGATGGTCCCTTTCCCAGTCGGGATTGATTCGCTGGAGCCGCGTCAGCACATCCGTTCCTTCGAGCACTCGCCCAAACACGGTATGTAACCCGTCCAGTTGCGGCGTGGGAGCAAACGTGATGAAGAATTGCGAGCCACCGGAGTCAGGCGCCGCCGTGTGCGCCATGCTGAGCGTGCCGGCAAAATGCTCGCGGTGGTTGGGCAATTTGCATTCGTCAGCAATGGTGTAACCCGGGCCGCCGGTCCCGATGCGCCCCATATTTTTTTCGGCGTCCTTGCTGAGCGGATCACCCCCTTGGGCCATAAAGCCCGGCAGCACGCGATGGAATTGCGTCCCGTCGTACAGTCCCTTCTCGACCAGGCTGATGAAGTTGGCCACGGTGTTGGGCGCTTCGCTCTCGAACAATTCCAAGACGATGTCCCCCTTCGTAGTATGCAATTTTACTCGGGGCAAGTCATCGGCTTTGGTTTCCGCTTGGCGCAGTTTTTGTTCTCGCAGCCACATGGGGCGATAATGCTCGATTTCGGCCTCCAGCGCTTTCAAATCGCCCTCGTTCGGAATATTGCCGCCCCCCAGCGCTTCCAGATATTTTTTTGCCTCGTCCAATCGCATCGTGGCAAAGGCCGTGGTCGCCGCCACGCGATAAATGCTTTGGTCCGAATAGTGATGATCGATCAGCAGCTTCGCCAGTTGCCAGGCTTCCTCGTAATTGTCGATTCGCAAATTATTCACCGCCATGTTGTACAACAGCAAACCCAACTCTGGATTTTTGTCGTCCGCGGCATAGGCCTTTTCCGCGGCGGCTTGCAAAGGCGGCACCAAAGCATCGGCTTGAGCCACCACCGTGGCATACTGTATTGCAAGAGCATCTGGTTTCTGCGGCCCGGCCACCCGAAGTTGCGCTTGCACATTGGCCACAACGGCCAGCGCCGCCCGCCACTGGTCCAACAATTGGCGATATTCCGTCCCCGCGTCCGCGTTCGTCGGCTTTCCGCTGGCATCGGCCGCACTGGATTGCTTGCCATCGCTTTTAGCAGCGACTGTGTCTGCCGCCATTAGCGGCAACTGGGTTCCGCACCACACTAAACCGGCAAGGACCAGCGTTCCCCAGCGTTTCATAGTGACGGTTCTCAGCGGTGCTCGAACTTCGGAAATATGATTGGGCATGAACTTATTCTAACCCGCAGCCCTTATCTAGTACGCAACAAGCACGTCTCTAGTTGTAACGCAACGATGGGCAATCCCTGCGGTATAGCGTACCATAACATAATTGCCGCCGAACGCCGGGAGAAGAATTGCGTGCCCACCCAACCGCCAAAATCTCAAACGCCGCAGTCGAAATCCGATTCGCCCCCCCGGATTATTGGCGGTTCGCTGCGCGGACGGAAACTCATTTACACCGGCGATCCTCGCACCCGACCCATGAAAGATCGGGCCCGCGAGGGCCTGTTCAACCTGCTAGCCGATGCCGTGAAGGGCAAACACGCGGTCGATCTGTTTGCCGGAACCGGCGCGTTGGGGTTGGAGGCCATCAGCCGCGGCGCCGCTGGCGCTACGCTGGTCGAGCGGCATTTTCCCACGGCCGATATTCTCCGGCAAAATGCAGCGGCATTGGGCGTGGAAGCGCAATGTACGATTCTGCCGGCCAACACGCTGCTGTGGCCCCAGCGCTGGCCCCAGTTGCCCGCCACACCCTGGCTTGTGTTTTGTTCGCCGCCGTACGATTTCTACATTCAGCACACCGACGAAATGCTCGCGTTGGTGAATGGCCTGATCGAACGCGCTTTGCCCCTAAGCATCTTCTGTTTGGAAGCCGATACACGGTTCGATTTCGCCACGCTCCCCCAAGCCCACCAGTGGAATGTGCATACATATCCGCCCGCCGTTATCGGCATCTGGGAAAAAATCACGTCATCCACGCCGCCCCAGCAGCCGTAGTTTTCGCAAACGATGGCGCTACCACGAATGCACCCACGCAGCCAGTGGCCCTTCCACCAGGCACCAGACCAGCGCGCCGAAATACACCACGGCCGTGGGCTGAATTCGCGCAAGCACATTTTTTGTGGGCGCTGATGGTTTAGCCAACGACCAGGTATTCGCCAACCCGCCAATCACCAACACCGCCTGCCAGCCCAAAAACGCGCCCACGGCATACAGCGCCAAGGTGCTGTTTAACAAACCCATTTCGCGCGGCCGCTTCAAACCCATGTGATCCAGAACCGCCAACCGCATGATTACCGCCATTAGCATGCCGACGAACGATGTTGCTAAAGCCCGAAAGCTAATCCACTCCGGAGCCGCCGGCAGGGAATGCCACAGTGGAAACGCTTGCACCGTCGGCCAAAACATCGCCAATAAAATTCCGACGCCGGCGGGCCACGTGATCAACCGTCGCGGCAGCAGCTGACCGTCGATGTCGATCAACGCCGCGCAGAACAGCACGCACAACAGCAGCAGATGATACGTAAATCTCGCAGCATACGGAAGTGCTGCCAGCTTGCCGTGCGAAAGGTCTGTTGGAGCGATATGCGGCGCGGCTTGGACAGCGGCTTGAACCGCCGCGACCTCATCCGCTTCAAGCGCCCGTTGCTGCGGCCCGGCCCAATCGATCCAGCCCAGCGCCAAAAACATCAGGCCGACCGTCAATTCCACCAGTGGATAGCGCGCCGAAATGGTCGCCCCGCAATCGCGGCAATGGCCCCGCAACCACAGCCAGCCAAAAACCGGCACGTTGTCGTACCAGCGGATCGCGTGGCCGCATTTTGGGCAGTGCGAACCGGGGCGCTGCAAACTCAAGCCCCGCGGCAGCCGATAAATCACCACGTTCAAAAAACTGCCGATAATCGCCCCCAGGACGAACAGCCACCCGAGCAAGATGTAGGTTTGTGTTGCCATGCTCGTAATTTTAGCACGTCCGCCGCACTCAGCCGATTCCATGCAGCAGACCGCCGGCAGCAAACAATTTGTCGACCCGTCGGACCACTTCCGGATCGGGTTCCAGTGGCGGGGCATGATGCGGCTTGAGCCGGGCGTCGATCACCAGCGCCCCCGTGCAACCCCAATGTTTGTTTTCGGTGAACGAACCGATCCCGTCGATATCGACCGCCGGATTGCTGCGCGTAAATGTGACCCACAGGAAGTTGGCCAGCGAAGCCGCGGTGAACGCACTGTCGTCGACAGCCACAATCAGCGGGAACTGATTGATCGATTCACTCAGCCCGATTCCTGCACAAAACGCCGTGATGGTTTTATCAACTTCGCCGCCGGGCGCGTATTTCGGTCCCTCAATCGCCAACACGCCGGGCGAGCAAACTCGCGGATTTCTGAATCCATGGGGCAAGCGCAAATCGGCTGGCAGTTCCGTCGGCAACTCCCGCCGCACCGGCCCCGCGGCCGCAATCACGACTTTGGAACCCTCGTTCAACCGGCCGCCCGAGTAATCCAACGTGTCGATGGTCGTACAAGTTTGAAAATGCAAATCGCGCCGCCAATCGATTCGCCGCAGCACGTGTGCAAAAAACGCGGTCACGTTGCGAACATCCAATTGCGGATCATCGCTGCTGTTTGCAATAAACAAATACTTGGCAAGCGACAATTGTCCCTGACCCAAAATGGCATTTGCCTGCGTGAGCAATTCTTGCGGTCGGCCCGGCTCGGAGTAAGGCGTGTAGCGCTCGCTGCCGATGGCCAATAGCAGCGGATGCACGCCGGCTGCATCGACTGCATGCACGGCCCGCACGCCGGCAATCACTGTCGGAATAATCGGCCCGCTGATTTCGTGAATCAACTGACCGAAGACGGTATCTTCCTGTGGCGGTCGGCCGACTACGGTGAACGGCCAAATCGCGCCGGTACGATGATACACCCGCTGCACACGCAGCACCGGAAATTCATGCGCCAGACTGTAATAACCCAAGTGATCGCCAAACGGCCCCTCGGGCAAAGTGCGGTGGGGATCGACCGAGCCGCAAATGCAGAAATCGGCTTCGGCGTAAATCGGTAAGCGTGCCAGCGTAGAATCCGGATCGATCAGTGGAATCCGCCGCCGCCCCAGCGCGCCGGCAAACGAAATTTCCGGCAACCCTTCCGGCAGCGGCATCACTGCGGCCAACATCATGGCCGGCGCTCCGCCGACAAAAATGGTCACTTTCAATGGTTCTCCCCGCCGCACAGAAACTGCATGATGCACGCCAATGCCGCGATGAATTTGGTAGTGCAAGCCAACTTCTTCGTTTAGCCGATATTGGCCGCCGGAAAGCTGCACCCGATACATGCCCAAGTTCGAATGCCGCCAGCCGGGGCGGTTGGCATCTTCGGTATAAACCAGCGGCAGCGTGATGAACGCGCCGCCATCGCCCGGCCAACATTTAAGCTGCGGCAGTCGGTCGATCGTGGTTTCATGCTCCAATACCGGGCCACTCTTCACACGTTTGGGCAACAGCGTGAGCGCCGTTCGGGCCGCCCCCAACCATTGCGAGGGTTCTTGCAACACAGCGCGGGGATCAATTTTCATTTCGACAAGCCGCCGCACGCTATCCAGCGAATCGCGAAATATGTATCGGGCCCGCTCGATAGTGCCGAATAAATTCGACACCATTGGGAATGTGCACCCCTTCACCTGTGTGTATAGCACGGCCGGGCCGCCCGCCTGATTCACCCGGCGGTGAATTTCCGCAGCTTCCAGATTGGCGTCGACTTCCTCGTCCACCCGCACCAATTGGCGCGAGGCGGCCAAATCATGAATGCATTCACGTAAATTGCGGTAACCCATGAGCTGTTATTCCATCGCCGGCTGATCGCTTCTTTTCCAAGTTTATCCACCGGGGCCTGCAGAAACAGCGGTCCATCCGCTAAAATCACCGGCATGAACATCATACTTTGCTCAACGCCGCTGGCCCAAACGGCCGCCGACGCCGTCGTGCTGGGTATTTTCGCCAACGAGAAACCATCTGACGGCAAAGCACCGCCCGCCGTGGCCGCAGCCGACAAGGCCACCGACGGCCTGCTTTCCAAGCTCATTGAACGCGAGGAAATTGCCGGCAAAAAATTTGAACTGACGCCCCTGTTGGCTCCGCCGGGAATCGCAGCGGGCCAGTTATTGGTCGTCGGTTTGGGCGAGCGTGAAAAATTCAACCCCGGCGTTTCTTTTCGTGCTGCGGCCGCAGCCGCCAAACAATTGGCCGGCAAGAAACGCAAAACCGTGGCCTTCTTTCTGGGCGACACCAAGGCGGATCAGACTGAAGCGGCCGTCGCCGGCGCCATTGTCGGCTGCCAAGGACAAGATTTATATCGAGCCGAAAAAAAGCGGCAGCCGTTCGGCGAAATTTTATGGGCCGGCAGTGATGAAAAAACACTTGCCGCCGGTACTGCCATTGGCGAAAGCATGAATCTCACCCGCCGCCTCGTCAACGAGCCTCCCGACAACATTTACCCGGAAACCTTCGCCACGCAGGCACGTGAGGTAGCCAAAGCCCATAATTTGGCTTGCGAAATTTGGGATCAAGCCCGTCTGGAAAAAGAACGTTGCGGATCGTTGCTGGCTGTCGCCCGCGGTTCGGCGCGTGAGGCCCGACTAGTGATTTTGCGTTACCATGGTGGAAGCCCCGATGCGCCGAAATTGGCGCTGGTGGGCAAAGGCGTTACGTTTGATTCCGGCGGATTGTCACTCAAGCCGACCGATGGCATGCTAACCATGAAGTGCGACATGGCCGGCGCTGCCACGGTGTTGGGCGCGATGCAAGCCATCGCGCGGCTAAAGTTGCCGATCAACGTCGTTGGCCTGATGGGCTTGGTCGAAAACATGACCGGCCCGGCGGCGTTCAAATTGGGCGACGTGCTCACGGCTCGCAGCGGCAAAACCATCGAAGTTCACAACACCGACGCAGAAGGCCGGCTGGTGCTAGCCGATGTGCTGAACGTGGCTTTGGACGAAAAGCCGGCGAAAATCATCGATCTGGCCACACTCACCGGCGCCTGCATGGTTGCGCTGGGGACCGAAACTGTCGGCGCGATGACGAACAATCAACCGTGGTGCGATACAGTTCTCGATGCCGCCCGTCGTGTCGGCGAACCTGCTTGGCAGTTGCCCATGACGCCGGAAATTTACGACGAGCAAATCAAAAGCGACGTGGCCGACATCAAAAACGTGGGCGAGGGCCGCTGGGGCGGGGCGATCACCGCCGCGAAATTCTTAGAACAATTCGTGCACGATGTGCCGTGGACGCACCTGGACATCGCCGGACCGGCATTTCTGGAAAAACCCAAGCCCTGGTCTGATGGCGGCGCCAGCGCCTGCATGCTACGCACGCTGGTTGCAGTGGCGCGGCGCTGGAAATGATGATATAATGCCGCGACCGTTGGTCGCGCTGAAGTGTAAGTTAACGTCGACTGGCAGGGCTGCGCGACCAACGGTCGCGGCTTTATGTGGCAGCAGCTTTAAAACGCCCGTTACGAATTCGCCGCAGTGCAAAGGGAAGTGCCATTCCCAATAGCACCAGAGTATTGGGTTCCGGCACAACAACGGCTGTCAGCGTAACGCCAGTTGAGGTGTAATTCAGATTGAAATGGCCGCCGGAAAATGTTGGTAAACTGGTTTGTGAAAAAGTGTTTGTTCGCGATTGGGCGCTGATGATGTTAAATGTCTCGCCGTTGAAGGGAATAAAATTGTTGGTTAGCGTAACTTTCAGGGTGCCGCTCAGCGAAGCCGAAGCGGTGGTGGTTAGCGCGCCGTAGTCGGTTCCGGCATTGGGGCCACCCAGGCCAATGTCTAGCTCGTTGGTTTGGTGGTAATTGCCGGAAAGGCTCAGCGCGCCGGCCGTTGCAGTGGCCGTGGCGCCAGCCAAAGTTAGTACGCCGTTGTTGTTCAACGTTGCTGCGGTGTCCGCTGCATTCGCAATGCTCAAACTCGAACCGGTGGTGAGGAGTGAAAGAGTATTGGAAATGTTGAACGAGCCGCCCGTTTGGGAAAAGACGCCAGTACCCTGATAGCCAATGTAGAGTATGGCGGCGCTCAACGTGCCGCCGGAAAGATTATAGTTGCCGCTGGTGTTGATGCTGCCCGAGGCCATGTAGATGGTCGTGGCGCTATTGGATCCGCCGCTTTGATTCATCGTGCCGCTGCCTCCCTCGCCGATATATTCAAAGGCCGCGCCAGAGAGATTGGGGTTAATGGCGCCCGTGCCGGAGAGATAGTAGATGCCCGTGGAATTGGTGTTCGCGCCCAACACCAAGGTTCCCGAAGCAGTGAAATTGTTCGCTCCGGCCGAATGCGTGAACGTGCCTGACCCTGCCACGCCAATTTGTTCGTCGTCGGCAGTTAGGGAACCGCCAGTGAGCGAAACCAAACCGCTTTGACTCGACGACTGCCCTAAATTCAAAAAACTAACGAACGCGCTGCTGGAGCCAATTTGCGCCGTGCCCCCGTTATTGATGTTGGCGTTGACCGACGAATTCGGCGCACCACTGTCCCAATTTCCATCAGTATACCAACTGCCAGTGGTGCCCATCCAATTAGTATCGGCTCCGGCGTTAGGTGACCACG encodes:
- a CDS encoding leucyl aminopeptidase yields the protein MNIILCSTPLAQTAADAVVLGIFANEKPSDGKAPPAVAAADKATDGLLSKLIEREEIAGKKFELTPLLAPPGIAAGQLLVVGLGEREKFNPGVSFRAAAAAAKQLAGKKRKTVAFFLGDTKADQTEAAVAGAIVGCQGQDLYRAEKKRQPFGEILWAGSDEKTLAAGTAIGESMNLTRRLVNEPPDNIYPETFATQAREVAKAHNLACEIWDQARLEKERCGSLLAVARGSAREARLVILRYHGGSPDAPKLALVGKGVTFDSGGLSLKPTDGMLTMKCDMAGAATVLGAMQAIARLKLPINVVGLMGLVENMTGPAAFKLGDVLTARSGKTIEVHNTDAEGRLVLADVLNVALDEKPAKIIDLATLTGACMVALGTETVGAMTNNQPWCDTVLDAARRVGEPAWQLPMTPEIYDEQIKSDVADIKNVGEGRWGGAITAAKFLEQFVHDVPWTHLDIAGPAFLEKPKPWSDGGASACMLRTLVAVARRWK
- a CDS encoding UbiD family decarboxylase, whose translation is MGYRNLRECIHDLAASRQLVRVDEEVDANLEAAEIHRRVNQAGGPAVLYTQVKGCTFPMVSNLFGTIERARYIFRDSLDSVRRLVEMKIDPRAVLQEPSQWLGAARTALTLLPKRVKSGPVLEHETTIDRLPQLKCWPGDGGAFITLPLVYTEDANRPGWRHSNLGMYRVQLSGGQYRLNEEVGLHYQIHRGIGVHHAVSVRRGEPLKVTIFVGGAPAMMLAAVMPLPEGLPEISFAGALGRRRIPLIDPDSTLARLPIYAEADFCICGSVDPHRTLPEGPFGDHLGYYSLAHEFPVLRVQRVYHRTGAIWPFTVVGRPPQEDTVFGQLIHEISGPIIPTVIAGVRAVHAVDAAGVHPLLLAIGSERYTPYSEPGRPQELLTQANAILGQGQLSLAKYLFIANSSDDPQLDVRNVTAFFAHVLRRIDWRRDLHFQTCTTIDTLDYSGGRLNEGSKVVIAAAGPVRRELPTELPADLRLPHGFRNPRVCSPGVLAIEGPKYAPGGEVDKTITAFCAGIGLSESINQFPLIVAVDDSAFTAASLANFLWVTFTRSNPAVDIDGIGSFTENKHWGCTGALVIDARLKPHHAPPLEPDPEVVRRVDKLFAAGGLLHGIG
- a CDS encoding RsmD family RNA methyltransferase, coding for MPTQPPKSQTPQSKSDSPPRIIGGSLRGRKLIYTGDPRTRPMKDRAREGLFNLLADAVKGKHAVDLFAGTGALGLEAISRGAAGATLVERHFPTADILRQNAAALGVEAQCTILPANTLLWPQRWPQLPATPWLVFCSPPYDFYIQHTDEMLALVNGLIERALPLSIFCLEADTRFDFATLPQAHQWNVHTYPPAVIGIWEKITSSTPPQQP
- a CDS encoding peptidylprolyl isomerase, which codes for MKRWGTLVLAGLVWCGTQLPLMAADTVAAKSDGKQSSAADASGKPTNADAGTEYRQLLDQWRAALAVVANVQAQLRVAGPQKPDALAIQYATVVAQADALVPPLQAAAEKAYAADDKNPELGLLLYNMAVNNLRIDNYEEAWQLAKLLIDHHYSDQSIYRVAATTAFATMRLDEAKKYLEALGGGNIPNEGDLKALEAEIEHYRPMWLREQKLRQAETKADDLPRVKLHTTKGDIVLELFESEAPNTVANFISLVEKGLYDGTQFHRVLPGFMAQGGDPLSKDAEKNMGRIGTGGPGYTIADECKLPNHREHFAGTLSMAHTAAPDSGGSQFFITFAPTPQLDGLHTVFGRVLEGTDVLTRLQRINPDWERDHPSSVPVDKILKAEVLRKRNHPYEPKTIEQK
- a CDS encoding sigma-70 family RNA polymerase sigma factor, coding for MDDGRMAQVEAVYRSHAPALLRYLQRNFASCACAEDLLQETFLRWLSRSEAEQTTASPRAFLFGIARHVGLTAARRSRRKTTEAIGEVAARPQTETDADLQRMQTAIATLPQQIRETLELRLRDELSYEEIAAALEIPVGTVRSRLHNALQLLRAAMT
- a CDS encoding prepilin peptidase, giving the protein MATQTYILLGWLFVLGAIIGSFLNVVIYRLPRGLSLQRPGSHCPKCGHAIRWYDNVPVFGWLWLRGHCRDCGATISARYPLVELTVGLMFLALGWIDWAGPQQRALEADEVAAVQAAVQAAPHIAPTDLSHGKLAALPYAARFTYHLLLLCVLFCAALIDIDGQLLPRRLITWPAGVGILLAMFWPTVQAFPLWHSLPAAPEWISFRALATSFVGMLMAVIMRLAVLDHMGLKRPREMGLLNSTLALYAVGAFLGWQAVLVIGGLANTWSLAKPSAPTKNVLARIQPTAVVYFGALVWCLVEGPLAAWVHSW